A DNA window from Jaculus jaculus isolate mJacJac1 chromosome 1, mJacJac1.mat.Y.cur, whole genome shotgun sequence contains the following coding sequences:
- the Ccl21 gene encoding C-C motif chemokine 21, with translation MAQMMSLSLLVLVLALCIPWTQGSDGGAQDCCLRYSQKKIPYNVVRSYRKQEPSLGCAIPAILFSPKKRSQPELCADPNEGWVQRLMQRLDDPPAPRKQVQGCRKNRGAPKPGKKGKGSKGCKRTELTQTPKGP, from the exons ATGGCTCAGATGATGTCTCTGAGCCTCCTTGTCCTGGTCCTGGCCCTCTGCATCCCCTGGACCCAAG GTAGTGATGGAGGCGCTCAGGACTGCTGCCTCCGGTACAGCCAGAAGAAGATTCCCTACAACGTAGTCAGAAGCTACCGGAAACAAGAGCCGAGCTTGGGCTGTGCCATCCCGGCGATCCT GTTCTCACCCAAGAAGCGCTCTCAGCCCGAGCTCTGTGCAGACCCGAACGAGGGCTGGGTGCAGAGGCTCATGCAGCGCCTGGATGATCCACCAGCCCCACGGAAGCAAGTCCAGGGTTGTAGGAAGAACAGGGGAGCCCCCAAGCcaggaaagaaggggaagggcTCCAAAGGCTGCAAAAG GACTGAACTGACACAGACCCCAAAAGGCCCATAG
- the LOC101612758 gene encoding protein FAM205A-like, whose product MLSPIYSLWNIGHPLYAYSSIFIIILIIWQVKRRYHRLRLEPKKSCCRRHQKVRQRARDAASRARRLSQEEADKPWELLSIMKSQSWLPKDRHVRQLLCADPCCRTCNTALLEIQQLLEGESKQISPTSPELPQDSSCLEMSISSLSFEQHVEHCPRYSTDISWAPVAPTLTQLSEYITQSTSAVSIQEYWADHLQVGQEFQLAAMPTVPETVASSRPEEPMVPQDKQEKTQSKPKLVQENQDSCHLKSSISILSLNSEITNLSRTAASQMDSVLPAYLSFLSPKVRRLLEAHVKKWIHFQKWGLPRRVEDSLRQFMPDPMLFGQFRNKQLSSTLNNLSDVTTDKIGTISHQTRSSCLAGQPTKTRWVYEWSVIDIDQRNHYHQKQNLKALTLTSQEVEHLSGIYSLPGGQINDSEINMQEKYSQLFCGLPSLHSESLVATFLGSEGLSNNKYMSKLSLKDPDLLQELSHIPLMPKTPPKSVSSSSLASPNGKTPHEHEEPQTGVPFLTLAEREALESHLLHRQLQLQWGLPAIFLRAQRIQSHTQYEACDKVQLPDSTKIFWPGKPFSDLNRKLFFPEPARRQLEFHLQRQLIHLRWGLPQRIQQSIQLFLSSTDQQPLWSCTALPSAGTPQPEERQANGTGDLYSAIVDKGPIPVPHLFAQVKEILRSHINSKCGQIHQNKLPTYVQSSGECKIPGDLEGTPYIPQNQSLELQAANDHDLHHELVPWTPTAPGREQEASPGAVAEHCKRPQALPEETVEKLETALRHKYLTFLSGLPALYGAALSGASSPEAAAGQPEMADAAPGPARVPAAPLTRPSSPEDPREPPDPEEEPQPGAQAGESGQAPAESRTRPACAPALTTPVLTTLNFHVKRKVPAIQPGASEREREVEDPTTAEATSASPGSPNDQGEMVLQKPPVPPDFLPALDAKWVHFKEQLNNELKAVYSNQKQLTAETMPDGSARWASKQLSRDMAEAQVLCVQVEAGRNSPNLQEPWAAEPQGPGKHKDSAHGPRLAERSRAPEKPKGAGDLGEGDAGLRLLPTTGERPRAGAQMSDKTLLSRTPHSSWQQKHGFYFVDPCPDGPQQTPQLQLPQPPPGGPGGQGSAHDMNDSQTELNVILEPARIPENALPAVPQASKGHPFFGHPTQGKLLQSQTGQGRVLQRSVMPAIPPKRPSLPESAWRERMKSFLHSINLRTKGKGPVESTTSTAAKVARTRKENVDKSPAPTRKENVDKSPAPAKSLAENTKPEKPRGPKGQTAPTEKPVGPAFLTGTQSSNNEIRLRSRQGGLASVPGYPRHCPRHCPRMACGTRLGSPP is encoded by the coding sequence CCAAAGCTGGCTCCCAAAGGACAGACACGTGCGGCAGCTCCTGTGTGCAGACCCCTGCTGCAGAACATGCAATACTGCACTGCTGGAGATTCAGCAACTGCTGGAGGGTGAGAGCAAACAgatctcccccacctccccagagctCCCCCAGGACTCTTCTTGCCTAGAGATGTCCATATCAAGTCTGTCTTTTGAGCAGCATGTGGAACATTGTCCCAGGTACTCCACAGACATTTCATGGGCACCTGTAGCCCCAACTCTGACACAACTATCAGAATACATAACCCAGTCAACCAGTGCAGTCAGCATTCAAGAGTACTGGGCGGATCACCTCCAAGTAGGACAGGAATTTCAACTGGCAGCCATGCCGACGGTCCCAGAGACTGTGGCTTCTTCAAGACCCGAGGAGCCTATGGTTCCACAGGATAAGCAGGAGAAGACACAGAGCAAGCCCAAACTTGTCCAGGAAAACCAAGATAGCTGTCACTTGAAGTCCTCCATCTCTATACTGTCCCTGAACTCAGAGATCACTAACTTGTCACGTACTGCAGCCTCACAGATGGACTCAGTCCTCCCTGCCTACTTATCATTCCTTAGTCCTAAAGTCCGTAGGCTACTTGAAGCACATGTCAAAAAATGGATACATTTTCAGAAATGGGGGCTCCCTAGACGTGTGGAGGATTCCTTGAGGCAATTTATGCCAGACCCAATGTTATTTGGCCAATTTAGAAACAAACAACTCTCCTCTACTCTGAATAATCTTTCAGATGTCACTACTGACAAAATTGGGACCATTTCTCACCAGACCAGGAGTTCATGTTTGGCTGGCCAGCCCACCAAGACCCGCTGGGTTTATGAATGGTCTGTTATAGATATAGATCAAAGAAATCACTACcatcaaaaacaaaaccttaaggCACTAACCTTGACCTCTCAAGAAGTTGAACACCTAAGTGGTATTTATTCACTACCTGGAGGACAGATTAATGACTCAGAAATCAACATGCAGGAGAAATACAGTCAGCTATTCTGTGGCCTCCCTTCTCTGCACAGTGAATCCTTGGTTGCCACTTTCTTGGGCTCTGAAGGGCTCTCCAACAATAAATATATGTCGAAGCTCTCCTTGAAAGATCCAGATCTCCTGCAAGAGCTCTCTCACATTCCTTTGATGCCAAAAACTCCACCCAAGTCAGTCTCGTCCTCTTCCCTAGCATCTCCAAATGGCAAGACTCCACATGAGCATGAAGAACCTCAGACTGGTGTCCCCTTTCTGACTCTGGCTGAGCGTGAAGCACTGGAAAGCCACCTCCTCCACAGGCAGCTCCAACTTCAGTGGGGCCTTCCAGCCATCTTCCTGAGAGCTCAGCGCATCCAGAGCCACACACAATATGAGGCATGTGACAAAGTCCAGCTACCTGACAGTACGAAAATTTTCTGGCCAGGAAAACCTTTCTCAGATCTCAACAGAAAACTCTTCTTCCCCGAGCCTGCCCGCAGACAGCTGGAATTCCACCTCCAGAGGCAGTTAATCCACCTCCGCTGGGGCCTGCCCCAGAGGATCCAGCAGTCCATCCAGCTGTTCCTGTCCTCCACTGACCAGCAGCCCCTGTGGAGCTGCACAGCCCTTCCCAGTGCAGGCACCCCGCAGCCTGAAGAACGGCAGGCTAATGGGACTGGTGACCTGTACTCAGCCATAGTGGACAAAGGGCCAATTCCTGTACCACATTTGTTTGCCCAAGTCAAAGAAATATTGCGAAGCCACATCAACTCCAAATGTGGACAGATCCACCAAAACAAGCTCCCTACCTATGTCCAGAGCTCGGGGGAATGCAAAATTCCTGGTGACCTGGAAGGAACTCCCTACATTCCACAAAACCAGTCCCTGGAACTACAGGCAGCAAATGACCATGACCTACATCATGAACTTGTGCCTTGGACGCCAACAGCCCCTGGCCGTGAGCAAGAGGCCTCACCAGGCGCGGTGGCCGAACACTGCAAGCGGCCGCAAGCCCTGCCCGAGGAAACCGTCGAGAAGCTGGAGACGGCTCTGCGGCACAAGTACCTCACCTTCCTGTCAGGCCTGCCTGCTCTGTACGGCGCGGCTCTCTCGGGGGCCTCGTCCCCGGAAGCGGCCGCGGGCCAGCCCGAGATGGCGGACGCGGCGCCCGGCCCTGCGCGAGTCCCAGCGGCGCCCCTCACGCGGCCGAGCTCTCCCGAGGACCCGCGGGAGCCGCCCGACCCCGAGGAGGAGCCGCAGCCCGGGGCGCAGGCCGGAGAGAGCGGGCAGGCGCCTGCGGAGAGCCGGACGCGTCCCGCCTGCGCCCCGGCACTCACCACGCCCGTCCTGACCACGCTGAACTTCCACGTGAAAAGAAAGGTCCCAGCAATACAACCAGGAGCCTCTGAGCGGGAGAGGGAGGTCGAGGACCCAACAACAGCGGAGGCCACATCCGCGTCCCCTGGAAGTCCCAACGACCAAGGAGAAATGGTGCTTCAGAAGCCACCAGTCCCACCGGACTTTCTTCCTGCCCTGGACGCAAAATGGGTCCACTTCAAAGAACAGCTGAACAATGAGTTGAAGGCAGTGTACagtaaccagaagcagcttactgcCGAAACAATGCCGGATGGTTCTGCCCGCTGGGCCTCCAAACAGCTCAGCAGAGACATGGCTGAGGCCCAGGTGCTTTGTGTTCAGGTAGAAGCCGGTAGGAACAGCCCCAACCTACAGGAACCTTGGGCTGCAGAGCCGCAAGGCCCTGGCAAGCACAAGGACTCAGCCCATGGCCCCAGGCTAGCAGAAAGGAGCAGGGCCCCAGAGAAACCCAAAGGAGCAGGAGACCTCGGGGAAGGGGATGCAGGGCTCAGGCTCCTCCCGACCACAGGGGAAAGACCTCGTGCTGGAGCTCAGATGTCAGACAAAACACTTCTGAGCAGGACGCCCCACAGTTCCTGGCAACAGAAGCACGGCTTCTACTTTGTGGATCCCTGTCCAGATGGGCCCCAGCAGACCCCTCAGCTTCAGCTGCCACAGCCACCTCCGGGAGGCCCTGGGGGCCAAGGATCTGCACATGACATGAATGACAGCCAAACCGAGCTTAACGTCATCCTGGAACCTGCCAGGATTCCCGAGAATGCCCTGCCCGCAGTGCCCCAGGCTTCCAAGGGCCACCCTTTCTTTGGCCATCCAACTCAAGGGAAGCTTTTGCAGAGCCAAACTGGGCAAGGTCGAGTCTTGCAAAGATCAGTGATGCCAGCCATTCCACCCAAAAGGCCCAGCCTTCCAGAGTCTGCCTGGCGAGAGAGGATGAAATCCTTCCTGCACTCTATTAACCTCAGGACGAAAGGCAAAGGCCCTGTGGAATCCACCACCTCCACAGCTGCGAAAGTGGCCAgaaccagaaaagaaaatgttgacaAGAGCCCGGCCCcaaccagaaaagaaaatgttgacaAGAGCCCGGCCCCAGCCAAAAGCCTCGCGGAGAACACTAAGCCAGAGAAACCAAGAGGGCCCAAGGGCCAAACTGCCCCCACTGAGAAGCCAGTGGGCCCAGCCTTCCTAACTGGCACCCAGTCCTCAAACAATGAGATCCGGCTAAGATCTCGACAAGGCGGCTTGGCCTCAGTCCCAGGGTACCCCCGCCATTGTCCTCGGCACTGTCCTCGAATGGCTTGTGGTACTCGGCTGGGGAGCCCACCCTAA